The following nucleotide sequence is from Methanomassiliicoccales archaeon.
CATTGGCCATGGACCCCAAGGTCATGCTCTTCGACGAGCCGACATCTGCCCTGGACCCGGAGCTCATAGGCGAGGTGCTGGACGTGATGAAGCGGCTGGCGAACAGCGGCATGACCATGATCATCGTCACGCACGAGATGGGCTTCGCCCGGGAGGTGGCGGACCGGGTCCTCTTCATAGACCAAGGCGTGATCGCGGAGGAGGGCACCCCAGAGGAGTTCTTCAGCAACCCGAGGAACGAGCGCACCAGGCAGTTCCTGCATCGGCTGTTCGCCGAGCAGAGGGCGGAGGTGCCGGACATCCAGCCAGTGGGGACTGGCCGTGCCACGCCTTGACAATGTATATATATGGTGGTCGGGATACACACCCTCCATGTCTAGCCCTGCGGCTTGGGGCATCGTCCTTTCTGGCGCGGTCAGCTTGCAGGTTTTGGTCATCTGAGCAGGGGACGCTCTCTTGAGTAGTCCCCGCGGATCGTTGTGAGGTGTGTGGGTGAGGGGCTCTTGCTTCGTTTCGTGGTCGGGCGCGGGTCGCGCAGACGATGGCGAGCGGACGAGCTTCTTCCTCACGACATCCAAGCTCGGAAGGCCTCGGCTGGATTCGTATCGCTCTTGGGGGAGCGGACAAAGGCACAGGGAGTGAGAGAATGGAAGTCATCTCGATGGTCGTCAACGACGAGTTCGGTGTCATGCAGAGAGTGATGGGCATATTCACGAGGAAGCGCATCAACGTAGATACCATCGTCGTGGGCAGATGCGAGATCGCTGGCAAGTCGAGGGTCGTTCTCAGCGTGAAGGACATGGTGCAGGCGGACATCGCCGTGGCGGACCTCAAGCGCCTACATGACGTCGTCCACATAGAGACGCTGGACAACACCCGGCGCGAGGCCTACGCGCTCGCATCCAATGGAGCGGGAAAGGCCAGGCTCATCGGCAGTCTGGAGGAAGTGGACAAGCTGTTGGACGCCAGCAAACCGGAGTCCTTCATCCGCGCGGTGAATGCTCTCTAGTGTCACGCCAGCTATTTATCGGGGGAATTGCTCAATACTCATCAGCGGAGGGAAGAACACGGCACCGGTTCAAAAGGTCTGGATGGACGGAAGGTTGGTGGACTACGACCAGGCGAACGTGCACATCATGACGCACTGCATGCACTATGGCGGGGGCGTCTTCGAAGGCATCCGCATCTATGAGACAGGGAAGGGACGGGCCATCTTCCGCTTGCGCGAGCACATGGCGCGCTTCCTGGCCTCGGCCAAGGTCATCTCGCTCAAGATACCCTATAGCTTGGACGAGCTGTGCCAGGCCGTGAAGGATACGGCCAAAGCGAATGCGGGCGTGCAGGTGGATTACATCCGTCCGCTCGCCTACTACGGCACCGGCACCTACGGCCTGAACCCGGCCAAGCTGCCTACCAACGTGGCCATAGCGGTGGTCTACATGGGCGTCTACCTGGGCGAGGAGCAGATGCAGAAAGGTGCCAGACTCATAACCTCTTCCTGGGAGAAGCCGTCGAACCGAGCCGCCGCCCTGAACGCCAAGATATGCGGCAACTACATCAATTCCGTCATGGCCAGGCTGGAGGCGGTGAACAAAGGGGCCGATGAGGCGCT
It contains:
- a CDS encoding acetolactate synthase, whose amino-acid sequence is MEVISMVVNDEFGVMQRVMGIFTRKRINVDTIVVGRCEIAGKSRVVLSVKDMVQADIAVADLKRLHDVVHIETLDNTRREAYALASNGAGKARLIGSLEEVDKLLDASKPESFIRAVNAL
- a CDS encoding branched-chain amino acid transaminase; the encoded protein is MLSSVTPAIYRGNCSILISGGKNTAPVQKVWMDGRLVDYDQANVHIMTHCMHYGGGVFEGIRIYETGKGRAIFRLREHMARFLASAKVISLKIPYSLDELCQAVKDTAKANAGVQVDYIRPLAYYGTGTYGLNPAKLPTNVAIAVVYMGVYLGEEQMQKGARLITSSWEKPSNRAAALNAKICGNYINSVMARLEAVNKGADEALMLNSEGNVAEGTGENIFMVRGGKLFTPPLSSGILEGITRDSIMQIATDMDMPVTEREITRSELYVADEVFMTGTAAEVQAIHSIDSQVIGAGRPGPVTLKLQKAFREAARGKNQHYMHWLDLV